A single genomic interval of Shewanella halotolerans harbors:
- a CDS encoding SDR family oxidoreductase produces MDLKDKVVVITGGAGGLGFAMAQELAAAGAKLALIDVDQEKLERACADIGDTTEVQGYAFDITDEEDVVAGFGYILEDFGQVNVLVNNAGILLDGMLVKAKEGEVTDRMSLAQFQAVINVNLTGSFLCGREAAAAMITSKQQGVIVNISSLAKAGNIGQTNYAASKAGVAAMSVGWAKELARYNIRSAAVAPGVIETEMTAAMKPEALERLEKMVPVGRLGQASEIASTVKFIIENDYVNGRVFEIDGGIRI; encoded by the coding sequence ATGGATTTAAAAGATAAGGTTGTTGTCATCACAGGTGGTGCCGGTGGTTTAGGTTTTGCGATGGCCCAAGAACTTGCCGCTGCGGGTGCCAAGCTGGCACTTATCGATGTGGATCAGGAGAAGCTAGAGCGCGCCTGTGCCGACATCGGCGATACCACTGAGGTGCAAGGTTACGCCTTCGACATTACCGATGAAGAAGATGTGGTTGCCGGTTTCGGTTATATCCTCGAAGATTTCGGCCAGGTTAACGTGCTGGTTAACAACGCGGGGATTCTGCTCGACGGCATGCTGGTGAAGGCCAAAGAGGGTGAGGTAACAGATCGCATGTCGCTGGCGCAGTTCCAGGCGGTGATCAATGTTAACCTGACGGGCTCTTTCCTCTGCGGACGCGAAGCCGCAGCGGCGATGATCACCTCTAAGCAGCAGGGTGTTATCGTTAACATCTCTAGCCTGGCGAAGGCGGGTAACATTGGCCAGACCAACTACGCGGCCTCTAAGGCGGGCGTTGCCGCTATGTCTGTGGGCTGGGCGAAAGAGCTGGCACGCTACAATATCCGTAGCGCCGCGGTGGCGCCGGGTGTTATCGAGACAGAGATGACGGCGGCCATGAAGCCTGAGGCACTTGAGCGTCTGGAGAAGATGGTGCCGGTTGGACGCTTAGGCCAGGCAAGCGAAATCGCCTCTACCGTTAAGTTCATCATCGAAAACGACTATGTAAACGGTCGCGTGTTCGAAATAGACGGCGGTATCCGCATCTAA
- the mmsB gene encoding 3-hydroxyisobutyrate dehydrogenase produces MNTVAFIGLGNMGGPMAVNLVKAGYTVKAFDLSQAALSHVVEEGAMQAPSACAAAAAADVVITMLPAGKHVRSLYLGDEQNKGIIDVVANGTLLIDCSTIDAESARFVAEQAKAKGLEFIDAPVSGGTAGAAAGTLTFICGGSDTAFEQAQGVLNVMGANIFHAGGPGAGQVAKICNNMLLSVLMVGTSESIQMGIDHGLDPKVLSEIMKVSSGGNWTLDKYNPCPDVMENVPSSNGYQGGFMVDLMVKDLGLSQEAALLSNSSTPMGALARSLYVNHARQGNGKRDFSSIFEQFNKKG; encoded by the coding sequence ATGAATACAGTTGCATTTATCGGATTAGGTAACATGGGTGGCCCGATGGCGGTCAACCTGGTGAAGGCTGGCTACACGGTTAAGGCCTTCGACCTCTCTCAGGCGGCCCTGAGCCATGTGGTCGAGGAGGGCGCCATGCAGGCGCCGAGTGCCTGCGCGGCAGCGGCGGCGGCCGATGTGGTGATTACCATGTTGCCTGCGGGCAAGCATGTGCGCAGTCTCTATCTGGGAGATGAGCAGAACAAAGGCATCATAGATGTGGTAGCCAACGGCACCCTGCTCATCGACTGTTCTACCATAGACGCCGAGAGCGCGCGTTTTGTCGCCGAGCAGGCCAAGGCCAAGGGACTCGAGTTTATCGATGCGCCAGTATCGGGCGGCACAGCCGGTGCGGCGGCTGGTACCCTGACCTTCATCTGTGGCGGCAGCGATACCGCCTTCGAGCAGGCCCAAGGCGTGCTGAATGTTATGGGCGCCAATATCTTCCACGCAGGCGGCCCGGGCGCCGGTCAGGTAGCCAAGATCTGTAACAACATGCTCTTGTCTGTACTCATGGTCGGCACCAGCGAGTCGATTCAGATGGGGATCGACCATGGACTGGATCCTAAGGTGCTCTCTGAGATCATGAAGGTCAGTAGTGGTGGTAATTGGACGCTAGATAAATATAATCCTTGTCCAGATGTGATGGAAAACGTGCCATCATCAAATGGTTACCAGGGTGGATTCATGGTTGATCTTATGGTGAAAGACTTAGGTCTGTCCCAGGAGGCGGCCTTGCTCTCTAACTCGAGCACCCCAATGGGCGCCTTGGCCCGTAGCCTGTACGTGAATCATGCCCGTCAGGGCAATGGTAAGCGTGATTTCTCCAGTATTTTTGAGCAGTTTAATAAAAAAGGGTAA
- a CDS encoding enoyl-CoA hydratase/isomerase family protein: MTEQTNCVVFQTLGTLSGKLVGVATLNMEKALNALNMEMVRALTTQLTAWADDDAIAMVVLDGAGEKAFCAGGDVRALYQAARELPGEIPEVTQDFFTREYFLDHLLHTFDKPVLVWGDGIVMGGGLGLMAGASHRVVTERSRIAMPEVTIGLYPDVGGSYFLNRMPGHMGRFLGMTAYNMDGADAFYVGLGNHYLNSSDKQPLFDALSSIDWESDVCANHGKLNALLEAMSSRCAQPMGECILEQHQAEIDALMDGDLNEIMTRVKAVEDAEPWLSRALSTMLAGSPLSLHLVYQQSLLGTELSLSQVFQLELGLSCNCCSIGDFAEGVRALLIDKDRQPQWLYDTVEAVPQEMVKSLMTSPWDPQNDPLRTLGQ; encoded by the coding sequence ATGACTGAGCAGACTAATTGTGTGGTTTTTCAGACCCTAGGCACCCTATCGGGTAAGCTGGTGGGCGTGGCTACCCTCAATATGGAGAAGGCACTTAATGCCCTCAACATGGAGATGGTGCGCGCGCTGACTACTCAGCTCACCGCCTGGGCCGACGATGACGCCATCGCCATGGTGGTACTTGACGGTGCGGGTGAGAAGGCCTTCTGCGCCGGTGGCGATGTACGCGCCCTCTATCAGGCTGCCCGTGAGCTGCCGGGCGAGATCCCCGAGGTGACTCAGGACTTCTTTACCCGAGAATATTTTCTCGATCACCTGCTGCATACCTTCGACAAGCCAGTGCTTGTGTGGGGTGATGGCATCGTCATGGGCGGTGGCCTCGGCCTGATGGCCGGTGCCAGTCACCGCGTGGTGACCGAGCGTTCACGTATCGCCATGCCAGAGGTGACCATAGGCCTCTATCCCGATGTGGGCGGCAGTTACTTCCTCAACCGTATGCCTGGCCATATGGGCCGTTTCCTGGGCATGACCGCCTATAATATGGATGGCGCCGACGCCTTCTATGTTGGCCTGGGTAATCACTACCTGAATTCAAGTGATAAGCAGCCGCTGTTCGATGCGCTTTCAAGCATCGACTGGGAGAGCGATGTTTGCGCCAATCACGGCAAGCTCAACGCGCTGCTTGAGGCGATGTCGAGCCGCTGCGCCCAGCCGATGGGCGAGTGTATCCTCGAGCAGCATCAAGCCGAGATCGACGCCCTGATGGACGGTGACCTCAATGAGATAATGACCAGAGTGAAGGCGGTTGAAGACGCCGAGCCTTGGCTTTCACGCGCCCTAAGCACCATGCTGGCCGGTAGCCCGCTGAGTCTGCACCTGGTCTATCAGCAGTCGCTACTTGGCACTGAGTTGAGTCTGAGTCAGGTCTTCCAGTTGGAGTTGGGACTGAGCTGTAACTGCTGCTCAATCGGTGATTTTGCCGAAGGGGTGAGGGCACTGCTTATCGATAAGGACCGTCAGCCCCAATGGCTGTATGACACCGTCGAAGCCGTTCCACAAGAGATGGTCAAGTCACTGATGACCTCGCCATGGGATCCGCAAAACGATCCACTGCGCACCTTAGGCCAATAA